The following proteins are co-located in the Sphingomonas panacis genome:
- the trpA gene encoding tryptophan synthase subunit alpha, which translates to MTILSDAFAQGRPALVAFVTAGDPSPDATPAILDALVAGGADVIELGMPFTDPMADGAAIQSANLRSFAAGTKTADVFAIAKTFRARHPHVPLVLMGYANPMTVRGPEWFSAAAADAGVSGVICVDIPPEEDADLGPALRSAGIDLIRLATPTTDAARLPQVLDGASGFLYYVSVAGITGKQQAAQASIEEAVARLKAATDLPVAVGFGIRTPEQAAAVARVADGVVVGSAIVELVGQHGANAPEPVRAYIASLAAAIASARQDIAA; encoded by the coding sequence ATGACCATTCTCTCGGACGCCTTCGCACAAGGTCGCCCCGCGCTCGTCGCGTTCGTCACCGCCGGCGATCCGTCGCCCGACGCCACGCCCGCCATCCTCGACGCGCTGGTCGCGGGTGGGGCTGACGTGATCGAACTCGGCATGCCCTTCACCGATCCGATGGCGGACGGCGCGGCGATCCAGTCGGCCAATTTGCGCAGCTTCGCAGCCGGCACCAAGACCGCCGACGTGTTCGCCATCGCCAAGACCTTCCGCGCCCGGCATCCGCATGTGCCGCTGGTGCTGATGGGCTATGCCAATCCGATGACGGTGCGCGGCCCCGAATGGTTCTCCGCCGCCGCTGCTGATGCGGGCGTGAGCGGCGTGATCTGCGTCGATATCCCGCCCGAGGAGGATGCTGACCTCGGCCCCGCGCTCCGGTCCGCCGGGATCGACCTGATCCGCCTCGCCACGCCCACCACCGATGCGGCGCGCTTGCCGCAGGTACTCGATGGCGCGTCGGGGTTTCTCTATTACGTTTCGGTCGCGGGCATCACCGGCAAGCAGCAGGCCGCACAGGCCTCGATCGAAGAGGCCGTCGCCCGCCTCAAGGCCGCGACCGATCTGCCCGTCGCGGTCGGCTTCGGCATCCGCACACCCGAACAGGCCGCCGCTGTCGCACGCGTCGCCGATGGTGTCGTGGTCGGCTCGGCGATCGTCGAGCTGGTTGGACAGCACGGCGCGAATGCGCCCGAGCCGGTGCGCGCCTATATCGCCTCCCTCGCCGCCGCCATCGCGTCGGCCCGTCAGGACATCGCCGCATGA
- the trpB gene encoding tryptophan synthase subunit beta: protein MNVPNSFRAQPDDRGHFGDFGGRYVAETLMPLILELDTAYRTAKADPAFHAQFDDLLEHYVGRPSPLYYAERLTEALRESAPEGYGAQVWFKRDELNHTGAHKINNCIGQILLAMRMGKTRIIAETGAGQHGVATATVCARFGLPCVIYMGAKDIARQAPNVFRMKLLGAEVRPVTTGSASLKDAMNEGLRDWVANIHDTFYIIGTAAGPHPYPELVRDFQSVIGKEARAQMLSRIDRLPDLLVAAIGGGSNAIGLFHPFLDDGDVMMLGVEAAGRGLDKEHAASLAGGAPGILHGNKTYLLQDEDGQITEAHSISAGLDYPGIGPEHSWLHSIGRVEYTSATDTEALDAFQLLCRTEGIIPALEPSHAIAAVAKRAREMRQDQIILANLCGRGDKDIFTVAEALGVAI from the coding sequence ATGAACGTCCCAAACTCCTTCCGCGCCCAGCCCGACGATCGCGGGCATTTCGGTGATTTCGGCGGCCGCTACGTCGCCGAGACGCTGATGCCGCTGATCCTCGAACTCGACACCGCCTATCGCACCGCCAAGGCCGATCCCGCGTTCCACGCGCAGTTCGACGATCTGCTCGAACATTATGTCGGCCGCCCCAGCCCGCTGTATTACGCCGAGCGGCTGACCGAGGCGCTGCGCGAGTCCGCGCCGGAAGGCTATGGCGCGCAGGTCTGGTTCAAACGCGACGAACTCAACCATACCGGCGCGCACAAGATCAACAATTGCATCGGCCAGATCCTGCTGGCGATGCGGATGGGCAAGACCCGCATCATCGCCGAGACCGGCGCCGGCCAGCACGGTGTCGCCACCGCGACCGTGTGCGCGCGTTTCGGCCTGCCCTGCGTGATCTACATGGGCGCCAAGGACATCGCCCGGCAGGCGCCCAACGTGTTCCGCATGAAATTGCTCGGCGCGGAAGTTCGCCCGGTCACGACCGGCTCGGCATCGCTCAAGGATGCGATGAACGAGGGGCTGCGCGACTGGGTCGCCAATATCCACGACACCTTCTACATCATCGGCACCGCCGCCGGGCCGCACCCCTACCCCGAGCTGGTCCGCGATTTCCAGAGCGTGATCGGCAAGGAAGCCCGCGCGCAGATGCTGTCGCGGATCGACCGCCTGCCCGACCTGCTGGTCGCCGCGATCGGTGGCGGATCGAACGCGATCGGGCTGTTTCACCCGTTCCTCGACGATGGCGACGTGATGATGCTCGGCGTCGAGGCGGCGGGCCGCGGGCTCGACAAGGAGCATGCCGCCAGCCTCGCCGGTGGCGCACCCGGCATCCTCCACGGCAACAAGACCTATCTGCTCCAGGACGAGGACGGCCAGATCACCGAAGCGCATTCGATCTCGGCTGGGCTCGACTATCCCGGCATCGGGCCGGAGCATAGCTGGCTGCACTCGATCGGCCGCGTCGAATATACCTCGGCGACCGATACCGAAGCGCTCGACGCGTTCCAGTTGCTGTGCCGCACCGAAGGCATCATCCCCGCGCTCGAACCGAGCCACGCCATCGCTGCGGTGGCGAAGCGCGCGCGCGAGATGCGACAGGACCAGATCATCCTCGCCAATCTGTGCGGGCGCGGCGACAAGGATATCTTCACGGTCGCGGAAGCGCTGGGGGTGGCGATATGA
- a CDS encoding phosphoribosylanthranilate isomerase encodes MPTTAKICGLSTPTTLDAAISGGASHVGFVFFAPSPRNLSRDLAAQLAARVPAHVRRVGVLVDPDDALIESVVDAGQLDALQLHNTSPARAAAIRAKTGREIWAAVAIRTRMDLAAAASFMGAADRILYDAKTPPGAALPGGMGVRFDWSLLDGFRHPLPWALSGGLDPANVRDAITRTGATLVDVSSGVESAPGIKDVAKIRAFLEAIRTA; translated from the coding sequence ACAACGCTTGATGCCGCCATCTCCGGCGGGGCGAGCCATGTCGGCTTCGTGTTCTTCGCGCCGTCGCCGCGCAATCTCTCGCGCGATCTGGCGGCGCAGCTCGCGGCGCGCGTGCCGGCGCATGTCAGGCGAGTCGGCGTCTTGGTCGACCCCGATGACGCGCTGATCGAGTCGGTGGTTGATGCCGGGCAGCTTGACGCGCTCCAACTCCACAACACCAGCCCCGCCCGCGCCGCCGCGATCCGTGCGAAAACCGGCCGCGAAATCTGGGCCGCCGTCGCAATCCGCACCCGCATGGACCTCGCCGCCGCCGCCAGCTTCATGGGCGCGGCCGACCGCATCCTCTACGACGCCAAGACCCCGCCCGGCGCCGCGCTGCCCGGCGGCATGGGGGTGCGGTTCGACTGGAGCCTGCTCGACGGCTTCCGCCACCCGCTGCCCTGGGCGCTGTCGGGCGGGCTCGATCCTGCGAACGTGCGCGACGCGATCACGCGAACCGGCGCGACTCTGGTCGATGTGTCCTCGGGCGTCGAAAGTGCGCCGGGGATCAAGGATGTGGCCAAGATCAGGGCGTTTCTGGAAGCGATCAGAACCGCCTGA